One genomic window of Rhizobium sp. NZLR1 includes the following:
- a CDS encoding oligopeptide/dipeptide ABC transporter ATP-binding protein: MDAQPLLKVENLVKHFHVKLGAFGERSATVYALDNVNLDIMEGETLSLVGESGCGKSTTGFTILNLYKATSGKVVYKGQDLATLDEKQMRPFRRDLQIVFQDPYSTLNPRMTVGEAIGEPILFHKLCTKAELKEKVATLLTDVGLPTRFAQRYPHELSGGQRQRVVIARALACQPKFIVCDEAISALDVSIQAQIINLLLDLQEKYRLTYLFIAHDLAVVRHISTRVGVMYLGRLAELASREELFDNPLHPYTRALLSAVPETDPEHERTRQRQILQGDVPSPLNPPSGCRFHTRCPIAMDVCSKVIPAWEEARPGHLVACHAVNTEQIA, encoded by the coding sequence ATGGATGCTCAACCACTGCTCAAGGTCGAAAACCTGGTCAAGCATTTCCACGTCAAGCTCGGCGCCTTCGGCGAACGCTCGGCGACGGTCTATGCGCTCGACAACGTCAATCTCGATATCATGGAAGGCGAGACGCTGAGCCTCGTCGGCGAATCCGGCTGCGGCAAGTCGACGACCGGATTCACCATCCTCAACCTCTACAAGGCGACCAGCGGCAAGGTCGTTTACAAGGGCCAGGACCTCGCGACGCTCGATGAAAAGCAGATGCGGCCCTTCCGCCGCGACCTGCAGATCGTCTTCCAGGATCCCTATTCGACGCTCAATCCGCGTATGACGGTGGGCGAGGCGATCGGCGAGCCGATCCTCTTCCACAAACTCTGCACCAAGGCCGAGCTGAAAGAGAAAGTGGCGACGCTGCTCACCGATGTCGGCCTGCCCACGCGGTTTGCCCAGCGTTACCCGCATGAGCTTTCCGGCGGCCAGCGTCAGCGTGTCGTCATTGCCCGCGCGCTTGCCTGCCAGCCGAAATTCATCGTCTGCGACGAGGCGATCTCGGCGCTCGACGTGTCGATCCAGGCGCAGATCATCAACCTGCTGCTCGATCTGCAGGAGAAATACCGGCTGACCTATCTGTTCATTGCCCACGATCTGGCGGTGGTGCGCCATATCAGCACCCGCGTCGGCGTCATGTATCTGGGGCGGCTCGCCGAGCTTGCCAGCCGCGAGGAACTGTTCGACAATCCGCTGCATCCCTATACCAGGGCGCTGCTGTCGGCCGTTCCGGAGACCGATCCGGAGCATGAGCGCACCCGCCAGCGCCAGATCCTGCAGGGCGACGTGCCGAGCCCGCTGAACCCGCCTTCCGGCTGCCGTTTCCACACGCGCTGCCCGATCGCGATGGATGTCTGCAGCAAAGTTATTCCCGCCTGGGAGGAGGCCAGGCCCGGCCATCTCGTTGCCTGCCACGCCGTCAATACCGAGCAAATCGCATGA
- a CDS encoding ABC transporter ATP-binding protein, producing the protein MIDTKNTERLLDVRNLTVEIDGRNGPAVVVDGIDLHVDKGETLGVVGESGCGKSLTMLSLMRLLPNKIKVTKGTATFDGRDLQTMSNRELRKVRGGDIGFVFQDPMTSLNPVMRVGDQICEPLMYHRGMKKAAARARAVELLRLVGIPGPEERLQAFPHELSGGMRQRVMIAIGLACNPKLLIADEPTTALDVTIQAQIVDLVKDLRAKLGMSVVWITHDLALIAGLVDRVAVLYAGTVVEDAPVDELYARPSHPYTRGLLSSIPKLSDPPASRLSSIGGTPPEPGRRPKGCPFAPRCPLAETICHEKVPQLERLSGSSNHRAACFVVQRMQEAA; encoded by the coding sequence ATGATCGACACCAAAAACACCGAACGCCTGCTCGATGTCAGGAACCTCACCGTCGAGATCGACGGCCGCAATGGCCCGGCCGTCGTCGTCGACGGCATCGATCTCCATGTCGACAAGGGCGAGACGCTCGGCGTTGTCGGCGAATCCGGTTGCGGCAAGAGCCTCACCATGCTGAGCCTGATGCGGCTCCTGCCGAACAAGATCAAGGTCACCAAGGGAACGGCCACCTTCGACGGCCGCGATCTGCAGACGATGTCGAATCGCGAGCTGCGCAAGGTGCGCGGCGGCGATATCGGCTTTGTCTTCCAGGATCCGATGACGTCGCTTAATCCCGTCATGCGCGTCGGCGACCAGATTTGCGAGCCGCTGATGTATCACCGCGGGATGAAAAAGGCTGCGGCCCGCGCCCGCGCCGTCGAGCTTCTGCGCCTCGTCGGCATTCCCGGCCCGGAAGAGCGCCTGCAGGCCTTTCCGCACGAGCTTTCCGGTGGCATGCGCCAGCGCGTGATGATCGCGATCGGCCTTGCCTGCAATCCCAAGCTTCTGATCGCCGATGAGCCGACGACGGCGCTCGACGTCACCATCCAGGCTCAGATCGTCGATCTGGTGAAGGACCTGCGCGCCAAGCTCGGCATGTCGGTCGTCTGGATCACCCATGATCTGGCGCTGATCGCCGGCTTGGTCGACCGCGTCGCCGTGCTCTATGCAGGCACGGTCGTCGAGGATGCGCCGGTCGACGAGCTCTATGCCCGCCCGAGCCATCCCTATACCCGCGGCCTGCTCTCCTCGATCCCGAAACTGTCCGACCCGCCGGCAAGCCGGCTGAGTTCGATCGGCGGCACGCCGCCGGAGCCCGGCCGCCGGCCGAAGGGCTGCCCGTTTGCGCCGCGCTGTCCGCTCGCCGAGACGATCTGCCACGAAAAGGTGCCGCAGCTTGAACGCTTAAGCGGCAGCAGCAATCATCGCGCCGCCTGTTTCGTCGTCCAGAGAATGCAGGAGGCCGCGTAA
- a CDS encoding ABC transporter permease, with the protein MSAIPLSTTETVEEQPVSLWRDAWYRLKRNKLAVFGLVIVLILAFTAIFGPYLTPYDYLSQDLNARNALPSMSHLFGTDDLGRDVFSRVVFGTRTAFLVAVIVTFFAVLIGLTLGAVAGFFGNPFDRAIMWLTDVTMSVPNLLLVVVINASLKSPITRWMEARYLETFNPFYRQTIWVDFILVFGSMALISWPPYARLVRAQVLSIRSRPYITAAQALGLSNWVIIKRYVVPNALGPLIVSVSAGLGTAMVLESAFSFLGVGVNPPTPSWGNMISDGLRVWQHYPHLLAAPAAVLGLASVAFSFLGDGLNDALNPRGSK; encoded by the coding sequence ATGTCCGCAATCCCTCTATCCACCACCGAAACCGTCGAGGAACAGCCGGTCAGCCTGTGGCGCGACGCCTGGTATCGGCTGAAGCGCAACAAGCTCGCCGTCTTCGGCCTGGTTATCGTCCTGATCCTCGCCTTCACAGCGATCTTCGGGCCTTACCTGACGCCCTATGACTATCTGAGCCAGGATCTCAACGCACGTAACGCGCTGCCGTCGATGAGCCATCTTTTTGGAACCGACGATCTCGGCCGCGATGTCTTCAGCCGGGTGGTCTTCGGCACGCGGACCGCTTTCCTCGTTGCCGTCATCGTCACCTTCTTTGCGGTGCTGATCGGCCTCACGCTCGGCGCGGTGGCCGGTTTCTTCGGCAATCCCTTCGACCGCGCCATCATGTGGCTGACCGACGTGACAATGTCGGTTCCCAACCTGCTGCTCGTCGTCGTCATCAACGCATCGCTGAAATCGCCGATCACCCGATGGATGGAGGCGCGTTACCTCGAGACCTTCAATCCCTTCTATCGCCAGACGATATGGGTGGATTTCATCCTCGTCTTCGGCTCGATGGCGTTGATCTCCTGGCCGCCCTATGCCCGTCTGGTGCGCGCCCAGGTTCTGTCGATTCGCAGCCGACCCTATATCACCGCAGCCCAGGCACTCGGCCTTTCGAACTGGGTCATCATCAAGCGTTACGTCGTGCCGAATGCGCTTGGACCGCTGATCGTCTCGGTCAGCGCCGGCCTCGGCACGGCGATGGTGCTGGAAAGCGCCTTCAGCTTCCTCGGTGTCGGCGTCAATCCGCCGACGCCGAGCTGGGGCAACATGATCTCGGACGGCCTTCGCGTCTGGCAGCATTATCCGCATCTCCTTGCCGCTCCGGCGGCCGTGCTCGGCCTTGCCTCGGTTGCTTTCAGCTTCCTCGGCGACGGTCTCAACGACGCGCTCAATCCGCGGGGCAGCAAATGA
- a CDS encoding ABC transporter permease, whose translation MLRYVLTRFAIWIPSVLVVMLAVYALAFYGAGDPIKLIFLRAPGDVAYNPQRIEAIRESAGLNRPFIEQFGLYIWNLLHGQFGNSLTSGRAVWAMVSAAAPVSFQLALCSVILTTVVAIPLGMIAALNQNSRLDYTILGSALFLWAIPAYVAGPLLMVGLIVLLPGASVPYGWGGIFDVRILLPLLVLSFQPIALIVRQTRAAVIEVLSEDFVRTARAKGVPEIIVALRHILRPVLTPVVTQLGLIMITIVNGAIFVELVFGLPGLGRLTVQALINSDYPVILAITLIGSFLVMVSNLLVDVLYPLLDPRANDARRSR comes from the coding sequence ATGCTGCGCTACGTGCTAACCCGGTTTGCCATCTGGATTCCCTCCGTTCTGGTGGTGATGCTGGCCGTCTACGCGCTGGCCTTCTACGGCGCCGGCGATCCGATCAAGCTGATCTTCCTGCGCGCACCGGGCGACGTCGCTTATAATCCGCAGCGCATCGAAGCCATCCGCGAAAGTGCTGGCCTTAACAGACCCTTCATCGAGCAGTTCGGCCTTTACATCTGGAACCTGCTGCACGGCCAATTCGGCAACTCGCTGACGTCGGGCCGCGCCGTCTGGGCAATGGTCTCAGCCGCCGCTCCCGTCTCCTTCCAGCTCGCCCTCTGTTCCGTCATCCTGACGACCGTCGTTGCGATCCCGCTCGGCATGATCGCGGCGCTGAACCAGAATTCGCGCCTCGACTATACCATTCTTGGCTCCGCGCTCTTCCTCTGGGCGATCCCGGCCTATGTCGCCGGGCCGCTGCTGATGGTCGGCCTCATCGTGCTGCTGCCGGGCGCGAGCGTGCCCTATGGCTGGGGCGGCATTTTCGATGTCCGTATCCTACTGCCGCTGCTCGTGCTTTCCTTCCAGCCGATCGCGCTCATCGTGCGCCAGACCCGGGCTGCCGTCATCGAGGTGCTGTCGGAGGATTTCGTCCGGACCGCGCGGGCCAAGGGCGTGCCCGAGATCATCGTGGCGCTGCGCCATATCCTGCGGCCGGTACTGACGCCTGTGGTGACGCAGCTCGGCCTGATCATGATCACCATCGTCAACGGCGCGATCTTCGTCGAACTGGTCTTCGGCCTGCCGGGGCTCGGACGCCTGACGGTGCAGGCGCTGATCAATTCCGACTATCCGGTGATCCTGGCGATCACGCTGATCGGATCGTTCCTGGTGATGGTGTCGAACCTCTTGGTGGATGTGCTCTATCCGCTGCTTGACCCGCGCGCCAATGATGCAAGAAGGAGCCGCTGA
- a CDS encoding ABC transporter substrate-binding protein: MSLDQSDKTNISRRNALKLGLAAGVGLTVFGMNARIVTADEGQVLKVAHPAFDQDWSPLRGGGRTFRWNSIWWASPMYFDSQGKIKPYVFTSWESADNAVWTFKIDPKAVFSDGSKITSADVKGSWEVASMPNTKSQRADQVLSKVKGYAEIAAGSGKELTGVATPDEGTVVVTLTAADPIFFMRLANHIAPITKASQSRGSDGEEIIDWYKPDSKPAFSGPFKLTSIDIDAGKLTFEPNENFFGPKPKLARIEVTSIEDNVTATSLIKSGEFNAHTELVTSTIIQDLGPEFSAGPLIPTSQHFWFNISRAPMDDPKVRQALIMAIDRDGLFKASYPDGPHKKADQILNSVPGAEDSGFEPFPFDPAAAKKLLAESSYGGPERLPKIMFVGISAPAIQAAAQFIAEQWRQNLGITAVDMKPQQDAYAGPDQNSVQIFRDDVGTRVPDAVSYLAGCIASTSSNAQNKLGGYKNDKVDSALTEATTKAADDPQRIALAQEAQKAFRDDWAFIPWYSQAMSRWATKEVKGLDKNLDWQIVEPWNISIG, translated from the coding sequence ATGTCTTTAGATCAATCGGATAAAACCAATATATCGCGTCGCAACGCGCTGAAGCTCGGTCTTGCGGCCGGCGTCGGCCTCACCGTGTTCGGGATGAATGCCCGCATCGTAACGGCCGACGAGGGCCAGGTCCTCAAGGTCGCACATCCGGCCTTCGATCAGGATTGGTCGCCGCTGCGCGGCGGCGGCAGGACGTTCCGCTGGAATTCGATCTGGTGGGCCTCGCCGATGTATTTCGACAGCCAAGGCAAAATCAAGCCTTACGTCTTCACCAGTTGGGAATCGGCCGACAACGCCGTCTGGACTTTCAAGATCGACCCCAAGGCCGTTTTCTCCGACGGCAGCAAGATCACCTCGGCCGACGTCAAGGGATCGTGGGAAGTCGCCTCGATGCCGAACACCAAGAGCCAGCGCGCCGACCAGGTGCTGAGCAAGGTCAAGGGTTACGCCGAGATCGCTGCCGGCTCCGGCAAAGAGCTGACGGGTGTCGCGACACCCGACGAGGGGACGGTCGTCGTGACGCTGACGGCAGCCGATCCGATCTTCTTCATGCGCCTGGCAAACCACATCGCGCCGATCACCAAGGCCTCGCAGTCGCGCGGCAGCGACGGCGAGGAGATCATCGACTGGTACAAGCCTGACAGCAAGCCGGCCTTCTCCGGCCCCTTCAAGCTGACGAGCATCGATATCGACGCCGGCAAGCTCACCTTCGAGCCGAACGAGAACTTCTTCGGCCCGAAGCCGAAGCTCGCGCGCATCGAGGTCACCTCGATCGAGGACAATGTGACGGCGACATCGCTGATCAAATCCGGCGAGTTCAACGCACATACGGAACTCGTCACTTCAACGATCATCCAGGATCTCGGCCCCGAATTCTCCGCCGGCCCGCTGATCCCGACCAGCCAGCACTTCTGGTTCAATATCTCCCGCGCGCCGATGGACGATCCGAAGGTCCGCCAGGCGCTGATCATGGCGATCGATCGCGACGGCCTGTTCAAGGCGTCCTATCCGGACGGGCCGCACAAGAAGGCCGACCAGATCCTCAACTCGGTTCCGGGCGCCGAAGATTCCGGCTTCGAGCCCTTTCCCTTTGATCCGGCAGCCGCAAAGAAGCTGCTCGCCGAATCGAGCTATGGCGGACCTGAGCGCCTGCCGAAGATCATGTTCGTCGGCATCTCGGCGCCGGCCATTCAGGCCGCCGCCCAGTTCATCGCCGAGCAATGGCGCCAGAACCTCGGCATCACCGCCGTCGACATGAAGCCGCAGCAGGATGCTTATGCCGGCCCGGACCAGAACTCGGTCCAAATCTTCCGCGACGATGTCGGCACCCGCGTTCCCGATGCCGTTTCCTATTTGGCAGGCTGCATCGCCTCGACCTCGTCGAATGCGCAGAACAAGCTCGGCGGATACAAGAACGACAAGGTCGACAGCGCCCTTACTGAGGCGACGACCAAGGCTGCGGACGATCCGCAGCGCATCGCTCTTGCCCAGGAAGCCCAGAAGGCGTTCCGCGACGATTGGGCCTTCATTCCGTGGTATTCTCAGGCGATGTCGCGCTGGGCCACCAAGGAGGTCAAGGGCCTGGACAAGAACCTCGACTGGCAGATCGTCGAACCCTGGAACATTTCCATCGGTTGA
- a CDS encoding dihydrodipicolinate synthase family protein yields MSHHRITGVFSAAATPLTADNTPDLALFTDHCRQLLAEGCHGVALLGTTGEANSFSAAERRAILEAALKAGIPADRLLPGTGVVAIPETVELTRHALSLGVTKVVMLPPFYYKGVSDDGLFAAYSQVLEKVADTRLRVILYHIPQVSGVPLSIPLIGRLIAAFPETIVGIKESAGDFNNMQAIIAAHPGFSVLAGADPLLLPLLKAGGAGCITATSNLVADSLRTVYDHVHDEARAADVEAAQARINAYRTLSNSYVQIPTIKAMVGLKTGNPAWKRTRAPLMPLSEADYAALAESYAKLP; encoded by the coding sequence ATGAGCCATCACAGGATTACAGGCGTTTTCAGCGCCGCCGCAACGCCGCTGACTGCGGACAATACGCCGGACCTCGCGCTTTTCACCGACCATTGCCGGCAGCTGCTGGCCGAGGGATGTCATGGCGTGGCCCTGCTCGGCACGACAGGCGAGGCCAATTCCTTCTCCGCAGCCGAGCGCCGCGCCATTCTGGAAGCGGCGCTAAAGGCCGGCATTCCGGCCGACAGGCTTTTGCCGGGCACCGGCGTCGTCGCCATTCCGGAGACCGTCGAACTGACCCGGCACGCGCTTTCGCTCGGCGTCACCAAGGTGGTGATGCTGCCGCCCTTCTATTACAAGGGCGTCTCCGACGACGGCCTCTTCGCCGCCTATTCGCAGGTGCTGGAAAAGGTCGCCGATACGCGTCTGCGGGTGATCCTCTATCACATTCCGCAGGTTTCTGGCGTTCCGCTCTCCATTCCGCTGATCGGCCGGCTGATTGCGGCCTTCCCGGAAACGATTGTCGGCATCAAGGAATCTGCCGGTGATTTCAACAACATGCAGGCGATAATTGCCGCCCATCCCGGCTTTTCGGTGCTGGCCGGCGCCGATCCGCTGCTGCTGCCGCTGCTGAAGGCTGGCGGTGCGGGCTGCATCACCGCAACCTCCAATCTCGTGGCGGATTCGCTGCGCACCGTCTACGACCATGTTCATGACGAAGCCCGCGCCGCCGATGTCGAGGCAGCGCAGGCGCGCATCAACGCCTATCGCACGCTTTCCAATTCCTACGTTCAGATCCCGACTATCAAGGCAATGGTGGGGTTAAAGACCGGCAATCCCGCTTGGAAGCGCACACGCGCGCCGTTGATGCCGCTGAGCGAGGCGGATTATGCCGCGCTCGCCGAAAGCTACGCCAAGCTGCCTTGA